A stretch of the Ochrobactrum sp. BTU1 genome encodes the following:
- a CDS encoding purine nucleoside permease encodes MRSRFISAWLAAIASLSFLSFPAAAAEPIKVKVFIAAMFEIGENSGDRAGEFQNWYERYWKDAKPIEVKGALKPVYCNDDGVCGAVLGMGKVNSSASMQAILLDPAFDFSKSYYVLSGVAGTPPSRGTIGDVSWATWLVDYDLGHRWAPEEGKAGEPVFMPRKGYEDYRVFKLNPDLVAAAMRLGKDVKLEDSKEAQAYRMRYPDKAAQSAPSLKEGTHMTGDTFFHGPGLSKEAQYIAKLYGADDYLITEMEAASITLVIKRQFGTDRILSLRGAVNFDQGNPNETTLQHLDPAPGETAGGFAETVKNIYLVGAPVVDEITTHWDKWEAGVPKAE; translated from the coding sequence ATGCGTTCTCGTTTCATATCGGCGTGGCTGGCGGCCATCGCTTCGTTGTCATTTCTGTCTTTTCCTGCGGCAGCTGCTGAACCGATCAAGGTTAAGGTCTTCATCGCTGCAATGTTCGAGATCGGCGAGAACAGCGGCGATCGCGCAGGTGAATTTCAAAACTGGTATGAGCGCTATTGGAAAGATGCCAAGCCTATCGAAGTGAAAGGCGCATTGAAGCCCGTCTATTGTAACGATGATGGTGTTTGCGGCGCAGTGCTTGGCATGGGCAAGGTGAACTCATCTGCCAGTATGCAGGCTATTCTTCTTGACCCGGCTTTTGACTTCTCGAAAAGCTATTACGTCCTGTCGGGTGTTGCCGGTACGCCACCTTCACGCGGTACGATTGGCGATGTGAGCTGGGCGACATGGCTTGTTGATTATGACCTTGGGCACCGCTGGGCTCCGGAAGAAGGCAAGGCAGGCGAGCCGGTCTTCATGCCGCGCAAAGGTTATGAAGACTATCGCGTCTTCAAGCTCAACCCCGATCTTGTTGCTGCCGCCATGCGTCTCGGCAAAGACGTGAAGCTTGAGGATTCGAAGGAAGCGCAGGCCTATCGGATGCGTTATCCGGACAAAGCTGCACAATCAGCACCGTCTTTGAAGGAAGGCACTCATATGACGGGTGATACTTTCTTTCATGGTCCGGGATTGTCGAAAGAAGCGCAATACATTGCAAAGCTTTACGGCGCTGACGACTATTTGATCACCGAAATGGAAGCTGCTTCGATCACCCTCGTCATCAAGCGCCAGTTCGGCACGGATCGTATTCTCAGCCTGCGTGGAGCCGTGAACTTCGATCAGGGCAATCCAAACGAAACCACGTTGCAGCACCTTGATCCAGCACCGGGCGAAACCGCTGGCGGCTTTGCCGAAACAGTCAAGAATATCTACCTCGTCGGCGCTCCGGTCGTCGATGAAATCACGACCCATTGGGATAAATGGGAAGCCGGTGTTCCTAAAGCTGAATAA
- a CDS encoding CvpA family protein, whose amino-acid sequence MPITLLDGILLGITLVSAVLAMVRGFSREVLSLVSWAAAAAAAYLFYKPVLPYLQPYINNETIAKIAAAGAVFLVVLIVVSLITMKIADFIIDSRIGALDRTLGFLFGAARGVLLVVVAMLFFNWLVPTGQPAWVSNAKSKPMLDSFGQQLIDLLPADPEAAIKQFKPGQEGQAPATGQPSGQTGDQTEAPVPDDTPAAN is encoded by the coding sequence ATGCCGATTACGTTACTTGATGGAATTCTACTCGGAATAACGCTGGTTTCGGCCGTTCTTGCGATGGTCCGTGGTTTTTCGCGTGAAGTGCTTTCGCTGGTCTCATGGGCCGCAGCCGCCGCCGCTGCGTATCTTTTCTATAAGCCGGTTCTGCCGTACCTCCAGCCCTATATCAACAACGAAACAATCGCGAAGATTGCAGCCGCCGGTGCGGTTTTCCTCGTGGTTCTGATCGTTGTTTCGCTGATCACCATGAAGATCGCTGATTTCATCATCGACAGTCGCATCGGTGCACTCGATCGGACGCTCGGCTTCTTGTTCGGCGCTGCACGCGGTGTTCTTCTCGTTGTTGTCGCGATGTTGTTCTTCAACTGGCTGGTGCCAACCGGCCAACCTGCATGGGTGAGCAACGCAAAATCCAAGCCAATGCTTGATTCCTTTGGCCAGCAGCTGATCGATCTTTTGCCTGCGGACCCAGAAGCGGCCATCAAGCAGTTTAAGCCAGGCCAGGAAGGTCAGGCACCTGCAACCGGCCAGCCAAGTGGCCAGACAGGCGATCAGACGGAAGCACCTGTACCGGACGATACACCGGCTGCAAACTGA
- a CDS encoding cyclopropane-fatty-acyl-phospholipid synthase family protein: MYGMLRTVLSHMIKTGDLTVTDSDGTANQYGDKTGEPVHIRFNTRHAERAVALDPELKLAECFMDGEIDFLYGDIYTLLKVVFENTGPIAATEPWMKAAGKFRVLFRRFQQMNNLARSSSNVKSHYDLSGALYDLFLDPDKQYSCAYFETPNTTLAEAQLAKKRHIAAKLLVNEGDKILDIGCGWGGMGLYLARYLKANVTGVTLSEEQHAIANKRAAEEDLADRAKFQLTDYRNIDDQFDRLVSVGMFEHVGVGHFAEYFQHAARLLKKDGVFLLHAIGRADGPGATNPFIRKYIFPGGYIPALSEVLPHIEKAGLYVTDIEILRLHYAETLKEWRLAFMARREEAKALYDERFCRMWEFYLAASESAFRWQNMMVFHIQIAHKQEAVPLTRNYIEAEEKRLKRLDSAPKGANSETQAPKKRAKAQ, encoded by the coding sequence ATGTATGGAATGCTGCGTACTGTTCTTTCGCATATGATCAAAACCGGGGACCTAACGGTTACCGATTCTGATGGGACTGCCAATCAGTATGGAGACAAGACCGGCGAGCCGGTTCATATCCGTTTTAATACTCGACATGCTGAACGCGCCGTAGCGCTCGACCCTGAATTGAAGCTTGCCGAATGCTTCATGGATGGCGAAATCGATTTTCTCTACGGCGATATTTACACATTGCTGAAAGTGGTTTTCGAAAACACGGGGCCAATAGCCGCCACCGAGCCTTGGATGAAGGCAGCTGGCAAATTCCGCGTGCTGTTTCGGCGTTTCCAGCAGATGAACAATCTGGCTCGCTCATCGAGCAATGTGAAAAGCCATTACGACCTTTCAGGCGCGCTTTACGATCTGTTCCTTGATCCGGACAAGCAGTATTCCTGCGCTTACTTTGAAACACCCAATACGACGCTCGCTGAGGCACAACTCGCGAAGAAGCGCCATATCGCAGCGAAACTTCTCGTCAATGAAGGCGACAAAATTCTGGATATTGGCTGCGGTTGGGGCGGCATGGGGCTTTATCTCGCCCGTTATCTCAAAGCCAATGTGACCGGTGTCACGCTTTCAGAAGAACAGCACGCTATCGCCAACAAACGCGCAGCCGAAGAAGATCTTGCGGACCGCGCCAAGTTTCAGTTGACCGATTATCGCAATATCGATGACCAGTTCGACCGGCTTGTCTCAGTAGGAATGTTCGAGCATGTCGGCGTCGGACATTTCGCTGAATATTTTCAACATGCGGCGCGCTTGCTAAAAAAAGACGGCGTCTTCCTGCTTCACGCTATTGGCCGCGCCGATGGCCCTGGCGCAACCAACCCATTCATCCGCAAATATATTTTCCCGGGTGGTTATATCCCTGCCCTCTCCGAGGTGTTGCCGCATATCGAGAAAGCAGGGCTTTATGTCACTGACATTGAAATCTTGCGGCTTCATTATGCCGAAACGCTCAAAGAATGGCGTCTTGCATTTATGGCTCGACGCGAGGAAGCCAAAGCTCTTTATGACGAACGTTTCTGCCGAATGTGGGAATTTTACCTCGCAGCCTCTGAGAGTGCATTCCGTTGGCAGAACATGATGGTGTTCCATATTCAGATTGCACATAAGCAGGAAGCCGTGCCGCTAACACGCAATTACATTGAGGCTGAGGAAAAGCGACTCAAGCGGCTCGACAGCGCGCCAAAAGGTGCCAACAGCGAGACGCAAGCACCCAAAAAAAGAGCCAAAGCTCAATAG
- a CDS encoding replicative DNA helicase yields MAEAAVRKLDDARDQKETLYREAPHNIEAEQALLGAILINNDAFYRVSDFLKPTHFFEPLHRRIYEISTDLIRVGKMANPVTMKTFLPNEGKIGDLTVFQYVARLATEAVTIINAEDYGRAIYDLATRRALIGIGEDMVNVAYDAPVDNAPQEQIEDAERRLFELAETGRYDGGFQAFKDAVTTAVDMANAAFMRDGHLSGVSTGIHTLDGKMGGLQPSDLIILAGRPGMGKTSLATNIAFNIANAYEAEQQADGTMKAINGGVVGFFSLEMSAEQLATRIISEQTEVSSSKIRRGDITESDFEKLVACSQHMQKIPLYIDQTGGISIAQLAARARRLKRQRGLDVLVIDYVQLMTGSSKASAQNRVQEITEITTGLKALGKELNVPIIALSQLSRQVESRDDKRPQLSDLRESGSIEQDADVVLFVFREEYYVKNLEPRDEFDPKYEEWKQHFEKVKGTADVIVAKQRHGPTGTVKLAFQAEFTRFADLAEGSYIPEQYE; encoded by the coding sequence ATGGCGGAAGCGGCGGTACGCAAACTTGACGATGCGCGCGATCAAAAAGAGACGCTTTATCGGGAAGCACCCCACAACATTGAAGCAGAGCAGGCGCTTTTGGGCGCTATCCTCATCAACAACGACGCCTTTTATCGCGTTTCAGACTTTCTGAAACCGACCCATTTCTTCGAGCCCTTGCATCGCCGTATCTACGAGATCTCCACGGATCTTATCCGCGTCGGCAAGATGGCTAATCCTGTCACCATGAAAACTTTCTTGCCCAATGAGGGCAAGATCGGTGATCTGACTGTATTCCAGTATGTCGCGCGTCTCGCCACCGAAGCCGTGACCATCATCAATGCCGAAGATTATGGCCGTGCGATCTATGATCTTGCAACGCGCCGCGCTTTGATTGGCATTGGCGAAGATATGGTCAACGTCGCTTATGACGCGCCGGTTGATAATGCGCCGCAGGAACAGATCGAAGACGCCGAGCGCCGTCTGTTCGAACTTGCAGAAACGGGCCGTTATGATGGTGGTTTTCAGGCGTTCAAGGATGCCGTTACCACCGCCGTTGATATGGCGAACGCCGCTTTCATGCGCGACGGCCACCTTTCGGGTGTGTCCACGGGCATTCATACGCTTGATGGCAAAATGGGTGGTTTGCAGCCTTCCGACTTGATCATTCTTGCAGGTCGTCCGGGTATGGGTAAGACCTCGCTTGCTACGAACATCGCTTTCAACATCGCCAATGCCTATGAAGCCGAGCAGCAGGCCGATGGCACGATGAAGGCAATCAATGGCGGTGTTGTTGGCTTCTTCTCACTCGAAATGTCGGCGGAGCAGCTCGCGACCCGTATCATTTCTGAGCAAACGGAAGTGTCTTCCTCGAAGATTCGTCGCGGTGATATTACTGAATCGGATTTTGAAAAGCTGGTCGCCTGCTCACAGCATATGCAGAAGATCCCGCTTTATATCGATCAGACCGGTGGTATCTCAATTGCGCAGCTGGCAGCGCGTGCGCGTCGCCTGAAGCGCCAGCGCGGTCTCGACGTTCTGGTCATCGACTACGTTCAGCTGATGACTGGTTCCTCAAAAGCTTCGGCACAGAACCGCGTGCAGGAAATCACCGAAATTACCACGGGTCTCAAAGCGCTTGGTAAGGAACTCAATGTTCCGATCATCGCGCTATCACAGCTTTCGCGTCAGGTGGAAAGCCGTGACGACAAGCGCCCTCAGCTCTCCGATCTTCGTGAATCGGGTTCGATCGAGCAGGACGCCGACGTAGTACTTTTCGTGTTCCGTGAGGAATATTACGTTAAGAACCTCGAGCCTCGCGATGAGTTCGACCCTAAGTATGAAGAGTGGAAACAGCACTTTGAAAAAGTAAAGGGCACCGCTGACGTTATTGTTGCCAAGCAGCGTCACGGACCAACGGGTACAGTTAAACTCGCCTTCCAGGCCGAGTTCACGCGATTTGCAGATTTGGCCGAGGGATCTTATATCCCGGAGCAGTATGAATAA
- a CDS encoding amidophosphoribosyltransferase: MFQQSHDETSFMLDDDTLHEECGVFGILGHEDAAALTALGLHALQHRGQEAAGIVSYHNRRFHSERHMGLVGDHFTDASTLNRLPGDRAIGHVRYSTTGETILRNVQPLFAELEVGGIAIAHNGNFTNGITLRKQLIASGAIFQATSDTEVVLHMIARSRQASSSARFVDAIRQVEGGYAMLALTRTKLIAARDPVGIRPLVMGELDGKPIFCSETCALDIIGAKYIRDVENGEVIICEIQKDGSITTDCIKAENPQPERLCLFEYVYFARPDSVVGGRSVYVARKNMGMELAKESPIEADVVVPVPDGGTPAALGFAQASGIPFEYGIIRNHYVGRTFIEPTQQIRALGVKLKHSANRAMIEGKRVVLVDDSIVRGTTSVKIVQMIRDAGAKEVHIRVASPMIFHPDFYGIDTPDGDKLLANQYDSLEAMCRYIGADSLEFLSIDGLYQAVGGQPRDPKAPAFTDHYFTGEYPTRIVDQEGESNVHTLSLLASNG; encoded by the coding sequence ATGTTCCAACAATCGCATGACGAAACTTCCTTTATGCTGGACGATGATACGTTGCATGAAGAGTGTGGTGTATTTGGTATTCTCGGCCATGAGGACGCGGCAGCGCTGACAGCGCTTGGTCTGCACGCCCTTCAGCATCGCGGACAGGAAGCCGCCGGTATTGTTTCCTACCACAACCGCCGCTTCCATTCGGAGCGCCATATGGGGCTGGTTGGAGATCACTTCACCGATGCTTCGACGCTCAATCGTTTGCCCGGCGATCGCGCCATCGGCCATGTGCGTTATTCCACCACCGGCGAAACGATCCTGCGTAATGTACAGCCACTTTTCGCAGAGCTGGAAGTTGGCGGCATCGCGATTGCGCATAACGGCAATTTCACCAATGGCATTACGCTGCGCAAGCAGCTGATCGCGTCCGGTGCCATTTTCCAGGCAACATCGGACACCGAAGTTGTGCTGCACATGATCGCCCGTTCGCGTCAAGCTTCCTCGAGCGCGCGTTTTGTCGATGCAATCCGTCAGGTCGAAGGCGGTTATGCCATGCTGGCGCTTACGCGCACGAAGCTGATTGCGGCGCGCGACCCGGTTGGCATTCGTCCCCTCGTCATGGGCGAACTCGACGGAAAACCGATCTTCTGCTCGGAAACCTGTGCTCTCGACATTATCGGCGCGAAATATATTCGCGACGTGGAAAACGGCGAAGTCATCATCTGTGAAATCCAGAAAGATGGTTCGATCACGACTGACTGCATCAAGGCCGAAAATCCGCAACCGGAACGCCTTTGCTTGTTTGAATATGTCTACTTCGCACGTCCTGACTCGGTTGTTGGCGGTCGCAGCGTTTATGTTGCGCGCAAGAACATGGGCATGGAACTGGCGAAAGAATCGCCAATCGAAGCTGACGTGGTTGTTCCTGTGCCGGATGGCGGCACGCCGGCAGCGCTTGGCTTCGCGCAGGCCAGCGGCATTCCGTTTGAATATGGTATCATCCGCAATCACTATGTCGGTCGTACCTTCATTGAGCCAACCCAGCAGATCCGTGCACTTGGCGTGAAGCTCAAGCACTCCGCCAATCGTGCGATGATCGAAGGCAAGCGCGTTGTTCTGGTGGATGATTCCATCGTCCGTGGCACCACTTCGGTCAAGATCGTTCAGATGATCCGCGATGCAGGCGCCAAGGAAGTGCATATTCGCGTTGCAAGCCCGATGATCTTCCATCCAGACTTCTATGGCATTGACACACCGGACGGTGATAAGCTGCTGGCAAACCAGTATGATAGTCTCGAAGCGATGTGCCGCTATATCGGTGCAGATTCGCTAGAATTTCTGTCAATCGATGGACTTTATCAGGCCGTCGGTGGACAACCTCGTGATCCTAAGGCGCCCGCCTTCACCGATCACTACTTCACGGGTGAATATCCAACCCGTATTGTCGATCAGGAAGGCGAAAGCAACGTTCACACGTTGTCGCTTCTCGCTTCTAACGGCTGA
- the rpsF gene encoding 30S ribosomal protein S6 produces MALYEHVLLARQDISQQQVDALVEQYKGVLEANGGKVGKVENWGLRPLTYRIKKNRKAYYTLVNIEAPAAAVAEMERQMRINEDVLRFMTVRVEEHEEGQSAMLSRRDDRRERDGDDRGPRRPREGGFDRGDRGDRGPRRPRDNEAGEGA; encoded by the coding sequence ATGGCTCTTTATGAACATGTGCTTCTTGCCCGCCAGGACATTTCCCAGCAGCAGGTCGACGCTCTCGTCGAACAGTACAAGGGTGTCCTCGAAGCTAATGGCGGCAAGGTCGGTAAGGTTGAAAACTGGGGTCTTCGTCCCCTCACCTACCGCATCAAGAAGAATCGCAAGGCGTATTACACGCTCGTAAACATCGAAGCTCCGGCAGCAGCCGTTGCTGAAATGGAACGCCAGATGCGCATCAACGAAGACGTTCTTCGTTTCATGACCGTTCGCGTTGAAGAACACGAAGAAGGCCAGTCGGCTATGCTTTCGCGCCGCGACGATCGTCGTGAACGCGATGGTGATGACCGCGGCCCACGTCGTCCACGTGAAGGCGGTTTCGACCGTGGCGATCGCGGTGATCGCGGCCCACGTCGTCCACGCGACAACGAAGCTGGTGAAGGAGCATAA
- the radA gene encoding DNA repair protein RadA: MAKARIQFICQNCGAVHTRWAGKCDGCGEWNTLVEEGTNSGIGSGPGSMLSKRKGRAVALTSLSGEIEDAPRIISGISELDRVTGGGFVRGSAILIGGDPGIGKSTLLTQAAAALANRGHRIVYVSGEEAVAQIRLRAQRLGVASSSVELAAETNVEDILATVSDGKRPDLVIIDSIQTLWTDMADSAPGTVTQVRSSAQAMIRYAKQTGAAVVLVGHVTKEGQIAGPRVVEHMVDGVLYFEGEGGHQYRILRTVKNRFGPTDEIGVFEMSDGGLREVSNPSELFLGERNEKSPGAAVFAGMEGTRPVLVEIQALVSPSSLGTPRRAVVGWDGSRLAMILAVLESHCGVRFGQHDVYLNVAGGYRISEPAADIAVAAALVSSIAGIALPADSVYFGEISLSGAVRAVSHAVQRLKEAEKLGFRQSVVPGGSSELWKDRNFGLVETTALPDLVARIAASGPGKK, encoded by the coding sequence ATGGCCAAAGCACGCATTCAGTTCATCTGCCAGAATTGTGGCGCAGTTCATACGCGCTGGGCTGGCAAGTGCGACGGCTGCGGCGAGTGGAATACACTCGTCGAAGAAGGCACCAATAGTGGCATTGGCTCCGGCCCTGGCTCCATGCTTTCAAAGCGCAAAGGCCGCGCCGTTGCCCTCACATCTTTGTCTGGCGAAATCGAAGATGCGCCTCGCATCATTTCCGGCATCAGCGAACTTGATCGCGTAACTGGCGGTGGCTTCGTCCGTGGTTCGGCTATCCTGATTGGTGGCGATCCCGGCATCGGCAAGTCAACGCTGTTGACACAAGCGGCGGCAGCTCTCGCCAATCGCGGGCACCGAATCGTCTATGTATCCGGCGAAGAAGCCGTCGCGCAGATACGTCTGCGTGCACAACGTTTAGGCGTTGCGTCTTCTTCGGTAGAACTGGCCGCCGAAACCAATGTCGAAGATATTCTTGCCACCGTTTCTGATGGCAAGCGACCTGATCTCGTTATCATTGACTCAATCCAGACGCTCTGGACTGACATGGCAGATTCCGCACCCGGTACAGTGACGCAGGTGCGTTCCTCTGCTCAAGCAATGATCCGCTATGCCAAGCAGACAGGTGCTGCGGTCGTCCTCGTTGGCCACGTCACCAAAGAAGGGCAGATCGCCGGCCCGCGCGTGGTTGAACACATGGTCGATGGCGTTCTCTATTTTGAAGGTGAAGGCGGACACCAGTACCGCATTCTACGCACGGTCAAGAACCGTTTCGGCCCGACCGATGAAATCGGCGTTTTTGAGATGTCGGATGGCGGCTTGCGCGAAGTCTCCAATCCCTCTGAACTGTTCCTTGGTGAGCGCAACGAAAAGTCGCCTGGAGCTGCTGTTTTTGCAGGCATGGAAGGCACGCGCCCGGTTCTGGTCGAGATACAGGCACTCGTGTCCCCCTCTTCGCTCGGTACACCGCGCCGTGCGGTTGTGGGCTGGGATGGAAGCCGTCTCGCGATGATTTTGGCGGTTCTCGAATCACATTGCGGCGTGCGTTTTGGCCAGCATGATGTCTATCTCAATGTGGCGGGTGGCTATCGCATCAGTGAGCCAGCGGCGGATATTGCCGTGGCTGCGGCGCTTGTTTCATCCATTGCAGGTATTGCCCTGCCCGCAGATAGTGTTTATTTCGGCGAAATCAGCCTTTCTGGTGCTGTTCGTGCGGTTTCGCATGCAGTACAGAGACTGAAGGAAGCCGAAAAGCTCGGTTTCCGGCAATCAGTAGTGCCGGGCGGAAGCAGCGAACTCTGGAAAGACCGCAACTTCGGCCTCGTAGAAACTACGGCGCTACCCGATCTTGTTGCGCGTATCGCTGCATCGGGACCGGGTAAGAAGTAA
- the rpsR gene encoding 30S ribosomal protein S18: protein MVDINQIPTRRPFHRRRKTCPFSGANAPKIDYKDIKLLQRYISERGKIVPSRITAVSQKKQRELAKAIKRARFLGLLPYVVK from the coding sequence ATGGTTGATATCAATCAGATTCCGACCCGTCGTCCTTTCCATCGTCGTCGCAAGACGTGCCCTTTCTCCGGCGCAAACGCACCGAAGATCGACTACAAGGACATCAAGCTTCTGCAGCGTTACATTTCGGAACGCGGCAAAATCGTTCCTTCGCGTATTACGGCTGTCAGCCAGAAGAAGCAGCGTGAACTCGCCAAGGCGATCAAGCGCGCTCGTTTCCTCGGCCTGCTTCCATACGTTGTGAAGTAA
- the rplI gene encoding 50S ribosomal protein L9, with protein MDVILLERIARLGQMGDTVKVKDGFARNFLLPQGKALRANEANKKKFEGQRAQLEAQNLERKNEAEAVAAKLNGESFIVVRSAGETGQLYGSVSTRDIADIITANGFNLHRNQVELNQPIKAIGLHEVSISLHPEVQVSVTVNIARSTEEAERQAKGEDLTSIEAIYGIEEAPLAEEIFDEDEEAEDQA; from the coding sequence ATGGACGTTATTCTTCTGGAACGCATCGCTCGCCTCGGTCAGATGGGCGACACTGTTAAGGTCAAGGACGGCTTTGCCCGTAACTTCCTTCTGCCGCAGGGCAAGGCTCTTCGTGCCAACGAAGCCAACAAGAAGAAGTTTGAAGGCCAGCGCGCGCAGCTCGAAGCTCAGAACCTTGAGCGCAAGAACGAAGCTGAAGCAGTTGCTGCAAAGCTCAACGGCGAATCGTTCATCGTTGTTCGTTCGGCTGGTGAAACCGGTCAGCTCTACGGTTCGGTTTCGACCCGCGACATCGCTGACATCATCACCGCAAACGGCTTCAACCTGCACCGCAACCAGGTCGAACTGAACCAGCCAATCAAGGCAATTGGCCTGCACGAAGTTTCGATTTCGCTGCATCCAGAAGTTCAGGTCAGCGTTACTGTCAACATCGCACGTTCGACCGAAGAAGCAGAACGTCAGGCAAAGGGTGAAGACCTCACCTCTATCGAAGCTATCTACGGCATCGAAGAAGCTCCGCTTGCTGAAGAAATCTTCGACGAAGACGAAGAAGCAGAAGACCAGGCTTAA
- a CDS encoding SDR family NAD(P)-dependent oxidoreductase, producing the protein MTTDLKGDLTGRIALVTGASRGIGYFLSLELAKRGAHVIAVARTVGGLEELDDEIRKIGGTATLVPLDITDMEAIDRLGGSIHERWGKLDILVANAGVLGTISPIGHVEAKTFDKVMNVNVTSVWRLIRTTDPLLRASDAGRAILLSSGVAHSCRAFWGPYAASKAAVEVMARCWAEEAKQMKLKVNSVNPGATRTAMRAQAMPGEDPETLPTPQSVAEKIVKLADPNLDVTGKLYDVRQDRFLDYHMPS; encoded by the coding sequence ATGACAACTGACCTTAAGGGCGACCTTACGGGCCGTATCGCCTTGGTAACAGGCGCATCACGCGGTATTGGATATTTTCTTTCGCTTGAGCTTGCAAAGCGCGGCGCTCATGTGATCGCCGTTGCACGCACTGTTGGCGGTTTGGAAGAACTTGACGACGAAATTCGTAAGATCGGTGGCACCGCGACGCTCGTTCCGCTCGACATTACCGATATGGAAGCGATTGATCGTCTCGGCGGCTCTATTCATGAGCGCTGGGGTAAACTCGATATTCTCGTTGCAAATGCTGGCGTCCTTGGCACGATTTCCCCCATCGGTCATGTCGAAGCCAAGACATTTGACAAGGTTATGAATGTCAACGTGACCAGCGTATGGCGCCTCATCCGTACCACAGACCCGCTGCTGCGTGCATCTGATGCTGGACGTGCAATTCTGCTCTCATCAGGTGTTGCTCACTCCTGCCGCGCATTCTGGGGCCCTTATGCCGCTTCCAAGGCCGCAGTCGAAGTGATGGCGCGTTGCTGGGCAGAAGAAGCAAAGCAGATGAAGCTCAAAGTCAACTCGGTTAATCCGGGCGCAACCCGCACCGCCATGCGTGCGCAGGCAATGCCAGGTGAAGATCCGGAAACTTTGCCAACACCACAGTCAGTCGCCGAGAAGATCGTCAAACTAGCCGATCCGAACCTTGATGTTACCGGCAAGCTTTACGATGTGCGTCAGGATCGCTTCCTCGACTATCATATGCCGTCCTGA
- a CDS encoding YybS family protein: protein MKFNGTIIGVGILAGLASALMSSGVIAQSGMAVVLYFLTPLPIFVAALGWGSSAGLVAAAAATIAIGVFAAPMAAVLMALTSYVPAATGAYLSGLARPASELGGPKDVMVWYPLSDIVFRLALMVAVSFIIIGFILGFGPDMARELANTLIDRLAEADPQFTPSDEMRQSVTALLMVALPAVQPATCLAILVGNLYLALRLTALSGRLRRPRDDWPATMRMPRPALLVFAVALAVAFLPGGAGLIATVVVGALSFGFMIAGLATFHMRTRGKAWRPVVLWLVYVAIILFAFLLFVFMVFGLFDTSRGAPISKMPDANNQ from the coding sequence ATGAAGTTTAACGGAACCATCATTGGAGTCGGCATATTGGCGGGGCTTGCCTCGGCATTGATGTCGTCTGGTGTCATTGCTCAATCGGGCATGGCGGTGGTTCTGTATTTCCTGACGCCGTTACCAATTTTTGTTGCCGCCCTTGGTTGGGGTTCGAGCGCAGGGCTTGTTGCCGCTGCAGCCGCCACCATTGCGATCGGCGTGTTTGCAGCCCCCATGGCAGCAGTGCTGATGGCACTAACAAGCTACGTGCCCGCTGCAACAGGCGCGTATCTTTCCGGCCTCGCACGTCCGGCTTCCGAACTCGGCGGTCCTAAAGACGTCATGGTCTGGTATCCGCTTTCGGATATTGTTTTCCGTCTCGCGCTGATGGTTGCTGTCAGCTTCATCATAATTGGTTTCATTCTGGGTTTCGGGCCGGATATGGCTCGCGAGCTGGCTAATACGCTGATCGATCGTCTGGCTGAGGCTGATCCACAGTTCACACCTAGCGATGAAATGCGCCAGAGCGTTACGGCTCTTCTGATGGTAGCCTTGCCTGCGGTTCAGCCTGCAACCTGCCTTGCCATTCTGGTCGGTAATCTCTATCTGGCTCTGCGCCTTACAGCTCTTTCTGGCCGTTTACGCCGTCCGCGTGATGACTGGCCCGCGACCATGCGTATGCCGCGTCCGGCATTGCTCGTTTTTGCGGTGGCGCTCGCAGTAGCGTTTCTGCCGGGTGGAGCTGGCCTGATTGCAACGGTAGTTGTTGGAGCATTGAGCTTCGGCTTCATGATTGCAGGTCTTGCAACATTCCACATGCGCACGCGTGGAAAAGCCTGGCGCCCAGTGGTGCTGTGGCTCGTTTATGTGGCGATTATCCTCTTCGCATTCCTGCTTTTTGTCTTCATGGTTTTTGGTCTTTTCGATACATCGCGCGGTGCGCCGATCTCAAAAATGCCAGACGCCAACAACCAATAA